TTCCGTGTTGGCCGCCCAGGCTATTTCAAAAACCATGGTGGCTGTTTTGCCGAATCGGACCAGGCCGACGGAATAGTCTTCAACGTCGCATGTGCCGTTGTAATTCGGCGGTCCGGCCCACATGCTGACGTAACGGTATTGGCGCATATTCCGGCCGAACTTGGCGTAGTTCATGGCGCTGACGCTGGTCGGGTTCCAGAGTCCGCTGACGTGCATGGCGGCGTCAAACCAGTGCACTCCCAGGTCAATCAGGGGGCCGCCGCCCGAAGCGGACTTGGTGGTGAACCAGCCGCCCAGGCCCGGGATGCCGCGCCGGCGGATGAGAACCGTTCGCAAATGATAAATGTTGCCGAAGAATCCCTTCTGGATGTAATCGCGGACGATTTTCACCTGTTCGTTCTGGCGTCGGACCATGCCGATTTGAATGATTTTTTTTGCTTTCTTGCCGGCCGCGGCGATCCGGGCGGCTTCCGCGGCGTTCATGGCCATCGGTTTTTCCAGTAAAATATGCTTGCCGGCCCTGAGGGCGGCAAGCGCCACCTCGCAGTGCAGGGCATTGCCGACGCAGATGCTGACCGCTTCCACGCCGCTTTTGAGCAGTTCGCGGTAATCGTTATATTTTTGG
This is a stretch of genomic DNA from Kiritimatiellia bacterium. It encodes these proteins:
- a CDS encoding Gfo/Idh/MocA family oxidoreductase produces the protein MSKNKVKVGIIGLGAIGSVHADAYRALPDAEISAVCDVANTRLNEIGNKYNVRQKYNDYRELLKSGVEAVSICVGNALHCEVALAALRAGKHILLEKPMAMNAAEAARIAAAGKKAKKIIQIGMVRRQNEQVKIVRDYIQKGFFGNIYHLRTVLIRRRGIPGLGGWFTTKSASGGGPLIDLGVHWFDAAMHVSGLWNPTSVSAMNYAKFGRNMRQYRYVSMWAGPPNYNGTCDVEDYSVGLVRFGKTATMVFEIAWAANTEEQNYIDVLGDKGGARFLDGKPLAIFTENNNRIANVSPLTNESENIFHRQAGIFIKACRGKCPPAATAEEGVTVMKLIDAVYASGKNGRETAV